From a single Brassica napus cultivar Da-Ae chromosome C9, Da-Ae, whole genome shotgun sequence genomic region:
- the LOC106382008 gene encoding proline--tRNA ligase, chloroplastic/mitochondrial isoform X1 has translation MVASLRLPSLTSLLFPATTRYPAALRRTVCLRNRPASGFASGTAASTDAHRLRSKQAVTPRSQDFNAWYLDVIASAELADHGPVRGTMVIRPYGYAIWEAIQEYLNVKFKETGHSNMYFPQFIPYSFIEKEASHVEGFSPELALVTVGGGSELEEKLVVRPTSETIVNHMFTQWIHSYRDLPLMINQWVNVTRWEMRTKPFIRTLEFLWQEGHTAHATPEEAEKEVSSPYLLCAVLQAKQMIEIYTRFAFEQTAIPVIGGRKSKLETFAGADKTYTIEAMMGDRKALQAGTSHNLGQNFSRAFGTQFQDENGERQHVWQTSWAVSTRFVGGIIMTHGDDTGLMLPPKIAPIQVVIVPIWKKETEKTGVLSAASSVKEVLQAAGVRAKLDDTSERTAGWKFNFWEMKGVPIRIEIGPRDVSSNCVVVSRRDIPGKAGKVFGISMEPSTLVAYVKEKLDEIQSSLLEKAVSFRDSNIVDVNSYEELKVAISSGKWARGPWSASDSDEQRVKEETGATIRCFPFEQTQGIKTCLMTGNRAEEVAIFAKSY, from the exons ATGGTGGCTTCTCTGAGACTTCCTTCTCTCACTTCCCTCTTGTTTCCCGCTACCACTCGCTACCCCGCAGCTCTCCGGCGAACCGTATGTCTTCGGAACAGGCCTGCTTCCGGATTCGCGAGTGGCACTGCGGCTTCGACGGATGCTCATCGGCTCAGGTCGAAGCAAGCCGTGACGCCTCGGTCGCAGGACTTCAATGCGTGGTACTTGGATGTTATAGCGAGCGCTGAACTCGCGGATCATGGTCCAGTTCGTGGTACTATGGTCATTCGTCCCTACGGTTACGCCATCTGGGAAGCGATTCAG GAGTATTTGAATGTGAAATTCAAAGAGACTGGTCATAGCAACATGTACTTCCCTCAG TTTATACCGTACTCGTTTATTGAGAAAGAAGCTTCACACGTTGAGGGATTTAGTCCCGAACTAGCCCTTGTCACTGTTGGAGGAGGAAGTGAACTTGAAGAGAAGCTTGTG GTCCGGCCTACCAGTGAAACCATTGTGAATCACATGTTCACCCAGTGGATTCACAGCTATCGTGATCTTCCTCTCATGATCAATCAG TGGGTCAATGTCACTAGATGGGAGATGCGGACAAAACCATTTATCAGGACTCTTGAATTTCTGTGGCAAGAGGGTCATACTGCTCATGCCACTCCCGAGGAGGCAGAGAAAGAGGTCTCTTCTCCATATTTGCTGTG TGCTGTATTGCAGGCAAAACAGATGATCGAAATCTACACCAGATTTGCTTTTGAGCAAACTGCCATACCTGTTATTGGAGGTCGAAAATCAAAGTTGGAGACCTTTGCTGGTGCTGATAAAACCTATACCATTGAGGCTATGATGGGAGATCGGAAGGCTTTGCAGGCTGGTACCAGCCACAACTTAGGACAGAACTTTTCTCGTGCTTTTGGAACTCAG TTCCAAGATGAGAATGGAGAAAGGCAACATGTGTGGCAGACATCATGGGCAGTCAGTACACGTTTTGTCGGTGGCATTATCATGACTCATGGAGATGACACTGGTCTTATGCTTCCTCCCAAGATAGCTCCAATACAG GTAGTAATTGTACCTATTTGGAAAAAAGAGACTGAGAAAACAGGAGTTCTCAGTGCTGCATCATCAGTGAAAGAAGTTCTCCAAGCTGCTGGGGTTAGAGCTAAACTTGATGACACATCAGAACGAACCGCAGGATGGAAGTTCAATTTCTGGGAGATGAAG GGAGTCCCTATAAGGATTGAAATTGGTCCACGCGATGTATCTAGCAACTGTGTAGTTGTCTCGAGGAGGGATATACCGGGAAAAGCGGGGAAAGTTTTTGGAATATCAATGGAGCCGTCAACGTTAGTAGCGTATGTAAAAGAGAAGCTGGATGAGATCCAATCATCACTTCTAGAAAAGGCTGTATCATTCAGAGATAg TAACATAGTGGATGTGAACTCCTACGAGGAGCTCAAAGTTGCTATATCTTCAGGGAAATGGGCACGAGGTCCATGGTCAGCTAGTGACTCGGATGAGCAAAGGGTAAAAGAAGAAACGGGGGCGACCATTCGGTGTTTCCCGTTTGAACAGACTCAAGGGATCAAAACATGTCTGATGACCGGAAATCGAGCAGAGGAAGTTGCAATCTTTGCCAAGTCTTACTAA
- the LOC106382008 gene encoding proline--tRNA ligase, chloroplastic/mitochondrial isoform X2, producing the protein MVASLRLPSLTSLLFPATTRYPAALRRTVCLRNRPASGFASGTAASTDAHRLRSKQAVTPRSQDFNAWYLDVIASAELADHGPVRGTMVIRPYGYAIWEAIQEYLNVKFKETGHSNMYFPQFIPYSFIEKEASHVEGFSPELALVTVGGGSELEEKLVVRPTSETIVNHMFTQWIHSYRDLPLMINQWVNVTRWEMRTKPFIRTLEFLWQEGHTAHATPEEAEKEAKQMIEIYTRFAFEQTAIPVIGGRKSKLETFAGADKTYTIEAMMGDRKALQAGTSHNLGQNFSRAFGTQFQDENGERQHVWQTSWAVSTRFVGGIIMTHGDDTGLMLPPKIAPIQVVIVPIWKKETEKTGVLSAASSVKEVLQAAGVRAKLDDTSERTAGWKFNFWEMKGVPIRIEIGPRDVSSNCVVVSRRDIPGKAGKVFGISMEPSTLVAYVKEKLDEIQSSLLEKAVSFRDSNIVDVNSYEELKVAISSGKWARGPWSASDSDEQRVKEETGATIRCFPFEQTQGIKTCLMTGNRAEEVAIFAKSY; encoded by the exons ATGGTGGCTTCTCTGAGACTTCCTTCTCTCACTTCCCTCTTGTTTCCCGCTACCACTCGCTACCCCGCAGCTCTCCGGCGAACCGTATGTCTTCGGAACAGGCCTGCTTCCGGATTCGCGAGTGGCACTGCGGCTTCGACGGATGCTCATCGGCTCAGGTCGAAGCAAGCCGTGACGCCTCGGTCGCAGGACTTCAATGCGTGGTACTTGGATGTTATAGCGAGCGCTGAACTCGCGGATCATGGTCCAGTTCGTGGTACTATGGTCATTCGTCCCTACGGTTACGCCATCTGGGAAGCGATTCAG GAGTATTTGAATGTGAAATTCAAAGAGACTGGTCATAGCAACATGTACTTCCCTCAG TTTATACCGTACTCGTTTATTGAGAAAGAAGCTTCACACGTTGAGGGATTTAGTCCCGAACTAGCCCTTGTCACTGTTGGAGGAGGAAGTGAACTTGAAGAGAAGCTTGTG GTCCGGCCTACCAGTGAAACCATTGTGAATCACATGTTCACCCAGTGGATTCACAGCTATCGTGATCTTCCTCTCATGATCAATCAG TGGGTCAATGTCACTAGATGGGAGATGCGGACAAAACCATTTATCAGGACTCTTGAATTTCTGTGGCAAGAGGGTCATACTGCTCATGCCACTCCCGAGGAGGCAGAGAAAGAG GCAAAACAGATGATCGAAATCTACACCAGATTTGCTTTTGAGCAAACTGCCATACCTGTTATTGGAGGTCGAAAATCAAAGTTGGAGACCTTTGCTGGTGCTGATAAAACCTATACCATTGAGGCTATGATGGGAGATCGGAAGGCTTTGCAGGCTGGTACCAGCCACAACTTAGGACAGAACTTTTCTCGTGCTTTTGGAACTCAG TTCCAAGATGAGAATGGAGAAAGGCAACATGTGTGGCAGACATCATGGGCAGTCAGTACACGTTTTGTCGGTGGCATTATCATGACTCATGGAGATGACACTGGTCTTATGCTTCCTCCCAAGATAGCTCCAATACAG GTAGTAATTGTACCTATTTGGAAAAAAGAGACTGAGAAAACAGGAGTTCTCAGTGCTGCATCATCAGTGAAAGAAGTTCTCCAAGCTGCTGGGGTTAGAGCTAAACTTGATGACACATCAGAACGAACCGCAGGATGGAAGTTCAATTTCTGGGAGATGAAG GGAGTCCCTATAAGGATTGAAATTGGTCCACGCGATGTATCTAGCAACTGTGTAGTTGTCTCGAGGAGGGATATACCGGGAAAAGCGGGGAAAGTTTTTGGAATATCAATGGAGCCGTCAACGTTAGTAGCGTATGTAAAAGAGAAGCTGGATGAGATCCAATCATCACTTCTAGAAAAGGCTGTATCATTCAGAGATAg TAACATAGTGGATGTGAACTCCTACGAGGAGCTCAAAGTTGCTATATCTTCAGGGAAATGGGCACGAGGTCCATGGTCAGCTAGTGACTCGGATGAGCAAAGGGTAAAAGAAGAAACGGGGGCGACCATTCGGTGTTTCCCGTTTGAACAGACTCAAGGGATCAAAACATGTCTGATGACCGGAAATCGAGCAGAGGAAGTTGCAATCTTTGCCAAGTCTTACTAA